The DNA segment TGCAGTTCTCGTTTGCTTTTGAACATATCGTGCGCCTTCAAACCACCATCCCCCGAAGATTCTGTAGTTTTCATCAGAATGTCTCCCTCCTCTGGTACTTGTGGAACATACCGAAATGGATCCGTTCTCCTTCTCATTCTTGCTTCATCATCAATCTCATTCAAACTTGGTTGAACATTATCAATCGATGGTTCTGAAACGGATCTTTGGCGATCATCGTTATCATATACGTGATCATCATTGTCATATCCATTGTAATCGTTATCATATCCATGATCATCGTTATCACAGCCATTACCATATCCTTGATCATCCCCGTTCACTACATTCTCATACCCACAATTGTGATCCAATATAATATCGTCTAGCCCAAGAGGAGATTGGGTATATGGATTCATGACATGTTTTGCCGGAGCACGAGTCTCAATTGCTATGTTGGGAACACAAGAACTTATTCTGGTTGCCTCTACTTTAGCAACATTTTGTGGCCATAATTCAGCAACAATTGGTCGTCTTACTTCAGCAACAATTGGTCGTCTTACTTCCGCAACACTTGGTCGCCGTACTTCAGCAACAATTGGTCGCCGTACTTCCGCAATACTTGTTCGAGGAGTCATAGAAACATATAATGGCATCACATCGGGTTTATTCCATCGACAAAACTCAACGAATCCAGCAATATCACTGTCATCCACTATGTCTGCTAATCTTccaaaaagtttatttggaccgTATGTTGTGTGCATTGCCATTTGTATGTCAAAACAGGTTGCATCAACGTTCAACGAAGCGTGAATTCTATCTCTCAAAGTTTGATACGTTGAAAAATGGAGCACATTCGATTGACCACCAACATATATCATTGTGTCCATGGGCCCCTCTTTTTTCCATACTCCATCCCACGAAAGCATACACAGACAAGTATTCGGGGTGGA comes from the Euphorbia lathyris chromosome 5, ddEupLath1.1, whole genome shotgun sequence genome and includes:
- the LOC136229898 gene encoding uncharacterized protein is translated as MHRAMISISSHRRDSSSVDAHFGKPCRRFRNMSTPNTCLCMLSWDGVWKKEGPMDTMIYVGGQSNVLHFSTYQTLRDRIHASLNVDATCFDIQMAMHTTYGPNKLFGRLADIVDDSDIAGFVEFCRWNKPDVMPLYVSMTPRTSIAEVRRPIVAEVRRPSVAEVRRPIVAEVRRPIVAELWPQNVAKVEATRISSCVPNIAIETRAPAKHVMNPYTQSPLGLDDIILDHNCGYENVVNGDDQGYGNGCDNDDHGYDNDYNGYDNDDHVYDNDDRQRSVSEPSIDNVQPSLNEIDDEARMRRRTDPFRYVPQVPEEGDILMKTTESSGDGGLKAHDMFKSKRELQDALGRYSIDNMFEWKVHRSTKSLFEVRCKNVDTCKWQARGGVILGSDMFML